CAAGCTCATTCAGCGTACAACCAGAGGTATTATACTCGCAGTATGGTGATAAAATCGACTATACTTTAGCAGGTACAAAATATTCATCTTCAAGAAAGCTAGATTATATTACAGTACCGGTAATGTTCCAGTATAATGCACTCCCTAACCTTTATTTAGAAGCAGGACCAGAATTTGGTTTCATGGTAAGCGCTAAAAACAAATTCAAGAACGAATCTAACGGGAACTCCTCTACATCAGACAACTACAAAGATAATTTTAATACATTCAACTTTGGTATTGGCTTAGGTGCAGGATATTATTTCACTCCTAATCTGGGAATCACTGCAAGATATGTTGCAGGTTTAACAGATATTGCTAAAAACAGACCTAGTGGATCTGATGCAACAAGAAATAATGTATTCCAGGTAGGATTAGCTTATAAATTTAAATAAGCTTCTTAAACATTCAGTAACAAATTTTATATTCAATAAAAGATCAGATTAAATTTTAATCTGGTCTTTTTTTATTACAATCTTAAATTGTGTTAATGAAATATAGTTTTTTTATTAGTGTAATTCTTTACAATTTAATGGCCAATACTCTATTATAAAGACAAATAAAGGGAATTTGTATTTTTGGCACGCAATTTGAAGATAAAGAAATTGTTAAACAAAACTTAAAAACTATTAAATAAAAACTTATGAAAAAGATTCTTTTTGGTCTTGCATTAGTAGCAGGTACTTTCTCTTTCGCACAAAAAACTTCAAGCAATACAGCTTCATCTTCTCCAGTTAGATTCGGGATTAAAGCTGGTCTTAACGTTTCAACTGTTTCTAACTATAATGCTAATTCAAAAGCTGGATTTTATGGAGGTTTATTCGCTACTATTCCAGTAGCTCAGGATTTCTCTGTACAACCGGAAGTATTATATAGTGGTATGGGTGCTAAATCTAAATATGATAGCAGCGATAAAATTAATCTAGATTATATCGCAGTACCGGTAATGTTCCAATATAACGCACTACCTAATCTATATTTAGAAGCTGGTCCTCAATTTGGATTCCTAGTAAGCGCTAAAGCAAAAGATAATAACGGTTCTTTAGATATTAAAGA
This Chryseobacterium sp. G0162 DNA region includes the following protein-coding sequences:
- a CDS encoding porin family protein, whose product is MKKLILGLAVTAGTLAFAQQTTSSNPVTFGVKGGMNVSSLSKDNGLDDQKSKIGFNAGVFANIPVASSFSVQPEVLYSQYGDKIDYTLAGTKYSSSRKLDYITVPVMFQYNALPNLYLEAGPEFGFMVSAKNKFKNESNGNSSTSDNYKDNFNTFNFGIGLGAGYYFTPNLGITARYVAGLTDIAKNRPSGSDATRNNVFQVGLAYKFK
- a CDS encoding porin family protein: MKKILFGLALVAGTFSFAQKTSSNTASSSPVRFGIKAGLNVSTVSNYNANSKAGFYGGLFATIPVAQDFSVQPEVLYSGMGAKSKYDSSDKINLDYIAVPVMFQYNALPNLYLEAGPQFGFLVSAKAKDNNGSLDIKDGLKTFDFGLGLGAGYYFTPNIGVNVRYVAGLTDIVKDRIGGDSAKNGAFQVGLAYKF